Proteins from one Muntiacus reevesi chromosome X, mMunRee1.1, whole genome shotgun sequence genomic window:
- the LOC136154755 gene encoding PWWP domain-containing DNA repair factor 3B-like, with protein MDAKYVLCVWKGRFWPAKVLSRPRASAQQKRKRVLSLEVQILSVDEKIRVKRTKIKTLKLSMIESIATSLAAQPEPSTPEEEEMTYICAITMAWDLLSKNGNYTPARVVGDPESKTQSPRRLQKQHRRSRQEPNQGLRRSVRKRKSSKSPVVPSEREDAPYGNKSQVCTLVALIPSNMQTESSQSPRVHPNFPSLSEDGHEKEGKEKGDASKVMSLPCTVKEVGVDVRGGCVLPSLTPGFIPTVPKALEEGAHNTCQKSLAVYPEHATSSGNVDPGEGTCNSSSEGSAASCSAPNLSLRYSLHLTNRKRKLQAPGCEEEWQEFQPSAGSKAIKPTSAIKKGGGKEAGELTSMVFPGEPCPIERGMLVWFKFQNHPFWPAVVKSVSPTQQTARVLLIEAKMNCEKSGIQVPLRRLKHLDYTGKEKLMKRANKVYGESVNWCFSLISSYREGLACGSFVGSFLDYYAADISYPMRKAIQEGDLQMDFPKLNYSDLEDSEEETSVAAKRHCKRILPDRMRAARDRANQKLVDFIVKRKGADSHLLDIVKGRKESKWLESFRNSERYVICVETYLEDDDQLDVVVSHLREIYKHVDKKALALTRDDPVSFLLEVLLPEAMICSIATVDGLDNKEAEAKYLQGPPVYYREKELFDKKILKKLTKRSTKRYKAKLYP; from the coding sequence ATGGATGCCAAGTATGTCCTATGCGTTTGGAAAGGCCGCTTTTGGCCTGCCAAGGTCTTGTCCAGACCCAGAGCCTCAGcacaacagaagagaaaaagggtcCTTTCTCTGGAAGTTCAAATACTCTCAGTAGATGAAAAAATCAgagtgaaaagaacaaagataaaGACCCTAAAACTGTCCATGATTGAATCTATCGCCACCTCACTAGCAGCCCAGCCAGAGCCCAGTAccccagaagaagaggaaatgacCTACATATGCGCTATTACAATGGCCTGGGACCTTCTGAGTAAGAATGGAAATTACACTCCAGCAAGAGTCGTGGGTGATCCAGAGTCCAAGACGCAGTCTCCAAGGAGACTGCAAAAGCAACATCGTAGAAGTCGTCAGGAGCCCAATCAGGGCCTAAGGAGGAgtgtgaggaaaaggaaaagctccAAATCACCCGTGGTACCTTCAGAGAGGGAGGATGCCCCATATGGCAACAAGTCACAGGTGTGCACACTCGTTGCCCTGATCCCAAGCAACATGCAAACAGAGTCATCTCAGAGCCCCAGGGTGCATCCAaacttcccatcactttcagaagatGGCCATGAGAAAGAGGGCAAGGAAAAGGGGGACGCCTCAAAAGTTATGTCCTTGCCCTGTACAGTGAAGGAGGTGGGTGTAGATGTTAGAGGTGGATGCGTGCTTCCATCACTTACACCGGGTTTCATCCCCACTGTGCCCAAGGCTCTGGAAGAGGGAGCGCACAACACCTGCCAAAAGTCCCTGGCCGTGTATCCTGAACATGCTACCTCCTCGGGGAATGTTGACCCTGGAGAGGGCACCTGCAACTCCAGCTCGGAAGGCTCAGCAGCATCCTGCAGTGCCCCTAACCTGAGCCTGCGTTATTCACTCCACctaacaaacagaaaaaggaagctGCAGGCCCCAGGGTGTGAGGAAGAGTGGCAAGAATTTCAACCCTCAGCTGGCTCAAAGGCTATTAAGCCCACCAGTGCCATCAAGAAGGGCGGGGGCAAGGAAGCAGGAGAGCTGACAAGCATGGTGTTCCCAGGGGAGCCATGTCCCATTGAGAGAGGAATGCTGGTCTGGTTTAAGTTTCAGAATCACCCATTTTGGCCAGCCGTGGTCAAGAGTGTCAGCCCAACCCAACAGACTGCAAGGGTGCTTTTGATTGAGGCCAAGATGAACTGTGAGAAGAGTGGCATTCAAGTTCCTCTTCGAAGGTTGAAGCATCTGGATTATACTGGCAAAGAAAAGCTAATGAAGAGAGCCAACAAAGTATATGGGGAAAGTGTCAACTGGTGTTTCTCACTGATTTCCAGCTACAGAGAAGGGCTTGCTTGCGGGTCTTTTGTGGGCTCTTTCCTGGACTATTATGCTGCTGACATCAGTTACCCCATGAGGAAAGCCATCCAAGAAGGGGATCTGCAGATGGATTTCCCCAAGTTGAATTATTCTGACCTGGAAGATTCTGAGGAGGAGACCTCTGTGGCTGCAAAGAGGCACTGCAAGAGAATCCTCCCTGACCGGATGAGGGCTGCTCGGGACCGAGCCAACCAGAAGCTGGTGGACTTCATTGTGAAAAGAAAGGGGGCCGATTCTCATCTTCTGGACATCGTCAAAGGCAGGAAAGAATCCAAGTGGCTGGAATCATTTCGGAATTCAGAGAGGTATGTGATCTGTGTTGAAACATACCTGGAGGATGACGATCAGCTGGATGTGGTGGTAAGCCATTTACGAGAAATCTACAAACACGTAGACAAGAAAGCGCTGGCTCTGACGAGAGATGACCCAGTGAGCTTCCTTCTGGAAGTTCTTCTGCCAGAAGCAATGATTTGTTCAATTGCTACAGTGGATGGATTGGACAACAAGGAGGCAGAAGCAAAGTACCTGCAAGGGCCACCTGTGTATTACCGGGAAAAAGAACTGTTTGATAAGAAAATCTTGAAGAAATTAACAAAGAGATCAACCAAGAGGTACAAGGCTAAACTCTACCCGTGA